One candidate division WOR-3 bacterium genomic window, ACCCACAACTCAAGCCCAAAATAAAGACAATAAACGCACCAAATTTTAAGTATCTCATCAGAAATTCACCCCCATTTGCGCCTTGTGAACAATCCCTGCAAACCCCATAGAGGTGGCCGCATAGTCAATGTGAATATCCTTTTTAAATCCAATGCTCTTTGTGAGTCCAATTCCGGCTGTGAATCCAGAATATTCTCCAGGCAAATTGGCATTCAATCTGTAGCCAAACCTCAAAGCCAAAACCTCACCGATAATGTATTCAACGCCTGCCCTGAAGATTTCAACATTGTCAGTACTCTTTTCAAGCTGTGCCGAAATATAAAAGGTACTAAAGGGGCTTCCATAAAATCCAAGACGATATATCACGGGTAATGAAAAGGTAGAAGGCGTCTCCGCTGGATTTGGACTTTTAACAATAGGGTCAGGCCCTATATTGGAGATGGAAATACCGAGGCTAAGGTCTCGATAACCTATGAGGTAAAAAGTACCAACGTCCAGTGCAACGGTATACTGGGTATAGTCGTCAAGAACTTCATTTAAGTATTTGACGGTAATCCCAAAGGCAAATCTATCGATCAACTTCCTTGAAAGGGAAATTCCTACATAGGAACTCGATACTCTGTAATAGGTACCGAGGCCAAAGGGATGATACTCATCAGTCCTCTGTATGTACCCAGAGTGAAGATTCCCGAGCATAATACCCGCCCTTGTGAATTTCCCAAATTCATAAACTGCTCCACCGAAAGTATAGTAAGCATCTGCAATCCACCGTTGAGAGAATAAAGCAGTACTCTTTCCCGATGGAATAAAGGAAATCGCTGATGGATTCCAGTACATGCAGGTAGCATCACTGGCAATGGCAACCCCTGTTTCTCCCAGGGCTCCTTGCTTTGCCCCCACTGGAATCTTAAGAAATGCCATCGTGGTTGTACCTATCTTTTGCCCTCCTAAGAATTCGAAAATAGTGAGGGCTTTTAGTGATCCACTTGCTAATAGAAGTAGGACAAGAATTCTTTTTACCATCTTATCAACACCCCCACAAAAATCTCCCTTGGTTCGCCATATCTTGCTGGATTCAACATGCTTTCAGGAGTGGTTCTTGGAGGAAGGGGGTCGCCAGGTTCATACGCCCTGCCAGTCACAGGATTTATTATTCTATGATCTCGCCAGTTGAAAACGTTCCGGATCTCTGACTTAAATCGGAAATCTACTTTTCCAGTCTTGAAAAGACCTTTTTCAAATTTTATATCTGCCCTCTTCCACATAGGCCCGAGTTTTGAGTTTATCTCACCTGTATTTCCAAGGGTATCCTGAGGCGTGTACCTTACGCCGGATTGAAGAGACAAACCAGCAGAAATGAGCAGATCATCTATTTTTAACTTAGAGATCCTTAAATATTCTCCCTTTCTCAATGAATAAGCGATATCCCCATAAAATTTAACGGGCCTATCCCACTTCAAATACCATTCTTTTAGCGTTTCTACGCCACCACTCCAGTACCAATCTTCAGAGGAAGAGGACCTACCCTTACTTTGAGAAAGGGTAAGAGATAGAGAGCCATAGATGTGATAAGGGGTATAATAACTCAAGTCTGCTTCGAGCCCCACCGAGCGTGAATAGTCGGAGTTAAAGTACATCCAGAAGGATGGATTGGGAGGTATACCAGGGACTTTTCTCGCAGTAGGATAATTGAACACATCCTTGTAGTAAGCGGTAACCTTTAGTTTACTTTTCTGATGTAAAAGTTGTTCAACACCAATTTCATAGGCAACGGTAACCGTAGGTCTCAAGTTGGGATTTCCCACAAGTTCGTAAGAGGATGAAGCCCTCACCCCCAGTTTAGAATAGACATACTTCAGATCGGGTAGCTGAGAAAAATGGCCATAAGAGGCAAAAAACTTTGTATTCTCAGTAATTGGATATGCGAAACCAAGACGAGGGCTTACATGGAACTTTACAATCCTTCCCCGGATTGAAGCGTTATCGTTCAAATATTTTGTATATTCGGATTTAATCGCTGGAGGTAAATCAGGTTCTTGTAGGATTCTTTTGACTGCATCGTCAACATACTTACCAGGTACCCAGAAGTCTCCACGAATTCCAAGGTTTGCTATCATCCCTGCAAAGGTTATTTCCGTCTGGGCGTAAGCACCACCATCAAAGGAGTAAATCTTATAAAGGTCGTAGTTGAGGCCAAGCCCATTTTGTGTGCCATACCAGGGATAATGGATGTCAAGCCACTGCAATTCATTTCTATTAGCTATAAAGCCGGTTTTGATCTTCCAGATCTTAGAGAAGATCCGAGTAAAATCGAATTTCGCTGTCCAGGTTTCTACATAATGGTCATGCCAGTAAGGTGCATCCCCGTAATCCCAGAACAAATCCTGAGGTATAGTATCAACGGTTTCCACGTATTGTGACCAATGTTTACCATTCACATCTGCTCTTAGATTCGTAAAAAACCTCGAAATTTTAAGGTCGTAAAAGCTTTTAAGGGAAAGGGCATGATTTATAGAAATGGCCTGCTGAATAGCATCTCTTGTAAAGGTTAGATAATTCTGAAGGTTATAGATATAACGATAAGGAAATCCATTGGCAAAGGGATAGTCGGAAGAAGATAGGTAATAACCCTGATTGATTTCTAAGGATTTGTTTACCATAAAATAAACGCGGAAATTGTTCGTGACCTTCCAGGAAATTCTTGAAAGAAGTGAATAGTCGTTTTCTTCCCGTGGTGAAAGCTTCCAGGTTTTATAAATCGATGTGTACAGGCTATCCGCATGGGGCAAATGGGTATCTTCAAGGTCAGAGTGAAAACTCACATAGTAAGTGATATTACCGGGAATATTAACTTTCAAGAAATTTTTGAGGGCAAAAGAGAGAGGCTCTGGACCGCTCAAACTAACATTAAGCACATCTTTATTTTGGTGGTTCTTAATCCTCAATAGGTCATTATACTGTCCAAAGTTGTCCCTTACATAATCAACGGTTCCAGTGAACCGTGATGAGCCTTCCCTTAAGCTCAGATTCACTACCCCTGACATCGCCTGACCGTATTCGGCGTTAAACCCACCAGTCAAGGCTTCAAGCTCTTCAATAGCAGAACTTGGAATATAAAGGCCAAAAGCACTGCCAGAGAGAACATCTTTGATAGGAAGTCCGTCAATTAAGACCATAACTTCGTTCGAGCGTCCACCCCTTACATGAATATCGGTACCCTGTCCTTGAAAACCCGCCTGTTTTTCAAGGATTCCCTTTACATCTTCTGAGGGTATAATATCTAACCTCTCCTTCCTCACTACAGTCTTTGATGACGAGACTTCCTTTTCAATTGCAGGCTTCTCACCGACAGCGACGATCTCCTCAACTTTAAAAACTTCTTCCTGCAAATAGAAATTGACCTCCCTCGTTTCATTACCGCGAATAGTAACTTTTATCGTTTGCGGCTTATATCCCACCATTGAAGCGACAAGAAGATATTCTCCAGGGGGAACCTTTGGTATAATGTAGTTTCCCTCGAGATCACAGGATGTACCAATCTTAGTCCCTTGAATTAGAACATTGGCAAGGGGGAGGCCCTTTCCTGTTACCGCATCATAAACCCTCCCCACAATTTTCCCTTGCGCGTAAAGGAAATTCAGGAAAATCGTGGTTATAATAAGGTAACGTAAAGTTTTGTACATCAGCCCTCCTTTTAAGCATTTAATATTAATACAATGACCGTATGCGGTCAAATTGAATTGAAGTTTTTAGTTCGAACAAGATAGTCGCATCGTGCATAAAAGTCACTATTCAAAAATACATGTAACACTATATTGGGTAGTAATCCCCCAATGGCATCAGGGCTGCTGACCTGGCAAGTCCAGCTGGTGAACGGCCTCCTTTAGCATCGAGAGCATAAAAGGTTCAGCGTGCCGTTTTCCAATTTCCTTATTTCAAAGAGACTATAGAATTTCAAGCAAACTGTTCTGAGAACGCCGTTTCGTTGATTTTATTTTTCGCCTCTGTTATAGTATTATAAATCATCAAAAAACAATGAGATCTTATTCAAATGTTAAATCGGACATCGCCCAAAATATAAGAAAATTACGAAAACAAAAGGGCCTCTTGCAAGCCCGATTTCCTAAATCGGCTGTTGTCTCCTATAAGGCAGCGAAAGAGTCGGCTTCTGCTGGCATCACCACCCTTCAGATTAACACATTCAAAAAATTAGCAAAGAACCTTATTTTTTTTGATGATTTAACGAAGTAAAAGGCTATGGACAAAAAATCTTTACAAAATTCAAATCACGATTCACTCATTAAATTAGCTGATAGTCTTGTTTCTGAAACAAGAAATTTACTCCGTGAAGCTAAAACTGAAGAAGATTTAAGAATAGGCTTTGAAAAACTTTTGGAACCGATTAGGTCAAAGTTAAATCTAAAATCAACCCCTAAATATGAAAAGTCGGTTTATAGCGGCCGTTCCGATGCGGTACATGGGCAGGTAATAATTGAATACGAGCCTCCAGGATCATTTTCATCAAAGAAGAATGTAGAGCATGCCTACGAGCAGTTGGTAAATTACTTATCAGACGAAGCAAAAGAAACAAAATTAACTCAATTAGTGGGAGTGGGCTTCGATGGTGAACAGATTTTCTTTGTTCAATATCAAGATAACGATTGGAAAACAATAGATAGAACCAAATTTATTAGACGAGGGCCCTATGACTTTAATCCCGAAAGTGCCCGAACATTTTTGATACATTTGAGGGCTCTATCGCGGCTTCCCCTTACTGCTGAGAACCTTGCACAAAGATTTGGTCCCCAAAGTGAACTGGCAACTAAAATGGTTTCTGCTCTTGCCAACGCTTTAGAATACTGGGGAAATCAAACACATATTAGAACATTTTTTAACGAATGGAAAAGAATATTTGGTATCGTTTATGGCGAACAATTTACCAGCGGCCAACAAGGGAAAGAATACGAAACACTCTCGAAACTTTACAAAGTCGGCAAAGATACCGATTTTCAAGAACTTTTATTTTCTGTTCATACTTACTTTGCCTTTCTAATGAAACTTATCGCCGCAGAAATTTTAACCTTAAGAGAAACATCTTTTAGCTCTTCCCTCGCTTACGAACTCGTCCATATTTCTGATGACGAACTCAAGAGAAAGCTTGAAGATATAGAGAACGGTGGAATTTATGCCCAAAAAGGGATTACCAATTTTTTGGAAGGCGACTTTTTCCGCTGGTATCTTGACGCTTTTGATTCGCCAGAATTAAGAGATGCAATAAGAGAAACTGCCAGAACCCTTTCTGAATTTGAACCGGCGACCAGCACATTAGAGCCCATCTCAACCCGAGATCTTCTCAAAAAACTTTACCAGTATTTAGTTCCACAAGAAGTCCGCCATCGCCTCGGTGAGTACTATACTCCCGATTGGTTAGCGGAATTGTTACTAAACGAGGTAGGTTATGACGGAAATAACTTCAAAAGATTTTTAGATCCAGCTTGCGGTTCAGGGACATTCTTAGTTTTAGCAATACAAAGAGCCATAAAGTGGGGAAGAGAAAATGGTCGACCAGATTTAGAAATAGCAAAAAGCATAAAAGCCAATATCTGGGGCTTCGATCTGAATCCTCTGGCTGTTATTGCTGCACGTACAAATTACCTGTTTGCTTTGGGAGATTTAGTGAATGAAGTATTAGATAAAGGAGGAACGATAGAGATTCCAATTTATCTTTGTGATTCTGTTTTAACACCAACAACGATAACCAGAGAAATTTACGGAGAATCTTTACTTGTCTCGACCTCTGTTGGAAAATTCAGGATACCAGCGGAATGGGTAAAAGATAGTTTTACATTAAACCGTGCTGCTCCGCTTGTTGAAGAAATGGTAAAGAATCAATACTCGGTTGATGAAGCAATGGAAAGATTCGAAAAAGAAGGATTAGTTTTACCATACAATAAACAAGTTGTAAGGGATTTTTATAATCAAATTTTAGAACTCGAAAAACAAAATAAAAACGGCATCTGGGCAAGATTTCTGAAAAACGCTTTTGCGCCAATGATCGCTGGCAAATTTGATTTTGTTGTCGGCAATCCGCCGTGGATTATGTGGCAATATTTATCGAAAGAATATAGAGAAGCTACACAAAATCTATGGGAGAATTATGGATTGACTAAAATTGGAGAAACACGAAATGTTCTCATTAGGGGCAGAAGAGATTTTTCAATGCTTTTTGTTTACACTTCTGCTGATTATTACTTAAAAGATGGCGCAAAATTAGGATTTCTTATAACTCAAGAAGTTTTTAAATCAAAAGGTGCTGGTGAGGGATTTAGAAGATTCCAACTTGGCGAAGGTAAATATCTAAAGGTATTAAAGGCTCACGATTTGGTTTCTATCCAACCATTCGAGGGACCAGCTAATAAAACCGCTGCAATTATTCTTAAAAAAGGAGAGAAAACAGAATACCCTGTACCTTATATTCTTTGGACCAAAAAGAAAGGTGTTGGCAAAATTGCTACTGACAAATTATTAGATGAAGTATTGCCGCTTTTACAAAAGAAAAGACTCATTGCGCAACCGATTGGTTCATTTGTTGGTCCTTGGCAAACACAATTATCAGAATTAGAAGAATTACTAAAAATCCAAGGTAAAAATTATTATCAAGCTAATATAGGTGTCGTTGTTTCCCCTTATGGAGTATTTTGGTTGAATGTAAAACAGGTTCTATCGAATGGCGATTTACTGATAGAAAATTTTAACGAAGAGGGAAAAGTCAAAATTCCAAAAGTTGAAGCAATAGTTGAGCAAGATTTGGTTTTTCCTGCAATAAGAAGTTCTGATATTCATAGATGGTCAGCGACTCCAGAAATTTTTGTTTTAATTACTCATCCAGCATCACAAATTCCATACAGTGAGACAACAATGAAAAATAAGTGGCCGAAAACTTACAGCTATCTGCTAAATTTTAAGGATATCTTAATGCAGATGGCTCTCTATAAGCATTTCCATGAACCTGTGGGTGGCCCATTTTATGGTGAGCGTAATATCGGGAAGCATATATTCTCTCCTTATAAAGTTGTATGGAGAAGACAAGCCAACGATATAAATGCGGCCGTGGTCGTTCAACATAAAACCCCATTTGGATACAAAACAGTAGTTGTACTTGATCCTTCAGCGTTTTTTGCCACTGACTCCGAATCCGAAGCCCATTATCTCTGTGCCATTATCAACTCAAAACCGGTTCGCGATTTTATCAAATCCTTTTCTTCTGCTGGTCGGGGTTTTGGCACACCTTCGGTGATGGAGCATGTTGGCATTCCAAAATTTGACCCCCAAAATCCGCTTCACCAAAAACTCGCCGAGATCTCCAAAAAATGCCACGAGCTTAAAGCTGAAGGCAAAGAAAAAGAAATTGAGGAATTAGAAAAAGAAAACGACAACTTAGTAAGGCAACTATTTAATATCCAGTTGCCTGAAAAGAAACAAAAATAGGGTTCTATTATCGAAACCTTTTTACGACATTTTCCGTTTTGAAATTTCTCGACATGCGAAATTAAAGGCACTTTAAAAGTCCAGACGGATAAAGGCACTAATTAATCAAAGCTCATTTTGATCGCTGGGCTGGTAAAGTATTAACTCAGATGCAGCTGTTAACTTCCTTAATACTGTGACCCTGAGGAACTACCTGTCCCCCTGACGATATCAACACTCTTTGAAGCGCCAATTCTGGAGGCTCCCGCCTTTACCATTTTGAGAGCATCCTCGTAGGTTCTGATGCCACCTGCAGCCTTTACCTTTACCCTGTCACCCGCAGTATTGCTTAAAATTAACACATCGTACACCGTTGCACCACCCTTCCCAAAACCCGTTGAGGTCTTCACAAAATCGGCACCACTATCGGCACAAAGTTTCGTTGCTATCACCTTTTCTTCGTCTTCCAAATAGCACGTTTCAATAATGACCTTAAGAATCTTATCCCCTATGATTTTCTTTATTCCCGCAATTTCAGCTGAAACATAGTCAAGATCCCTTTCCTTCAGCTTACCTATATTGATCACCATATCAATTTCATCTGCACCGTCTTCTACCGCCCTTTCGGCCTCCCTAATCTTCAATTCCATAGTGTTCTGGCCCAATGGAAAGCCCACAACAGAACAAACTTTTACCTCGCTCCCCTTAGTAAGTTCCTTTGCCAGTTTAACATTGACAGGATTAACACAGACACTAAAGAAACCATACTCTATTGCCTCTTTTACAAGTTTTTCGATATCAGCCTTCGTTGCAAAAGCATTTAAATTCGTGTGGTCAATCATCTTAGCAAGGCGCGAAGGTTCAATTTTTTCATATTCTCCCTTTTCGATTTTTTCGGCAATTTTTTTGAGTTCATCAAAATTCACCATAATCCCTCCTTGTTGTAATTTATTATAATGATTAACCATCGAATAGCCCTAAAAGATAGTTCGTGATACAAACAATATAATTTAGAGCAAAAGGAGGCTAAATGAGGATTTTACTTCTTTTACTAACACTTACAACCTCTGGTAAACCCATAACTATGTATACCTTAGAAAACGGCCTGCGAGTGGTCTTCGTGCAGGACAGGACACTCCCGGTCTTCTTAGGCTTTATTCAGTTCAATACCGGCTCTGCCGACGAATTCCCTGGACTCACAGGTACATCTCACCTGTTGGAACATATGCTTTTTAAGGGGACAAAAAAACTGGGAACCACCAACTATAAGGAAGAAGAAAAACTGAACCGCAAATTGGATGAGCTCTACCAGCAGTTAGAGATTGCAAAAGACGACTCTTCTAAGAAGGTTTTGTTATCGCGAATCGACAGCATTAAACAGGAACTTAAAAAATATATAGTCTCTGAAGAAATCTGGCGAATTTATCTATCCCACGGCGGCTCAATGATGAACGCATCCACATCAAAGGTTAGCACTCAGTATTATGTAATGCTACCATCGAACAAAAAGGAATTGTGGTACAAAGTGGAATCGGATAGGTTCAAAAACCTCGTATTACGCGAATTTTACTCCGAAAGGGACGTTGTAAATGAGGAAAGGAGGATGGGAGAAAACAATCCTTACAATAAGATATGGGATGCTCTGATGGCTACGGTGTACTATGCATCGCCATTGAGGTGGCCAGTTGTTGGATGGGAAGATGATATAATGAATGTCAAGCCCTACCAAGTTATGTGGTACTACAAAACCCATTATACTCCTGACAACTGTGTCATCGTTTTAGTTGGAGATGTGGAACCAGAAGAAGATATTAAACTTATTAAGAAATACTTTGGAGACTGGAGCGGTAAAAAACTCAAAATCTCAAGATATACGAAGGAACCTCCTCAAAGGGGTGTGAGGCGTGTTAGCGTAAAATCTTATGGAAAACCCACAATAGCAATCGGCTTTCAAGGGCCATATTATCCCGAAAAGGAGTACTACGCCCTTTCTATTTTCTCCTTTATATTTGGCGAATCCGACGCATCAATTATGAAAAAGTCCCTTGAGGAGAAAGGAATGGCCTCAAATACCTACTCTTTCAACATAGATTGGGACGGGAAAGGTCCTTCCCTATTCGGCATCTACCTCTACCCTGCCCCAGGAATTTCAATGGATTCATTAGAAAAAAGAGTATTCGAACTCATAGATTCCCTCAAAAATGCCGGGATCGATGAGCATTTGCTTAAAAAGGCGAAGAATAACTACAAGATGTATTATGTAACAAGGCAAAGAAACCCTCTAAGCTTTGCCTTTACGATCTCAAGGGGCGTAAGGCTATTCAACAACCCTGAATTTTACAAGAAAGAAATCGAAATTATTGAATCCATTCAGTCTGAGGACGTAATAAACGCCGTTAAAAAGTACCTAAGAAAAGACAATGCATCCATAGTAACCTTAGGAGGTGAGTGATGTTTAGAATTTTGCTTGGTGTTTTACTTCTCTTTTCTTTTGTTTTCGGTGGAAATCAGGAATCTCCGATGTCACGAGAAATCAAAAAAATGAAATTCAAACCGTTAAAGTGGGAGGTTCCTGAAGTTGGAAAAGATATAAACAAAATTGTGCTTCCTTCGGGTGTGACCGTCTATTCTAAGGAAAATCATACCCTTCCCCTCATTGAAGTTACCGTCTTTGTTAAAGGTGGACCAGCCTATCTACCCGAGGGATATGGGCTAATCCCAGAACTACTAATAAGAAATATGCTAAAGGGCGGTACGAGAAGTTTCAGCCCCGAAGAATTGATCGACTCCATAGAGTACAACGCTATTCAAATTAATCACCGTGCGGAGAATGAATATTGCTCTATTACTTTTACCTTCGATCCAAAGGTTAAAGACATCGCTGAAAAGCTTATTTACGAAATCCTTTTCGCACCAAGGATTGACGAAAAGGTATTGAAAGTAGAAAAATCGAGATTAATGGACGATTGGAGGAGAACCCTTGACGACCCTGATGAAGTGATAAACACTCTTAGCACAATGATCTTATACAAAGGCACAACCCTTGAAAGTCCACCCGATACGATGAAAGTACTAAATATAACCCGCGAAGAATTGTTGAAAATTCACAGAACACTCTTCCAGCCAAAGAATATAACAGTTTCCATTGTTGGAGATTTCGTTAAAGACTGGCCACAAGCCTTTGCACAATTCGCTTTTAGTGATTCGCTAAATGATACCCTCGAGCTAACTTCACCAAAGGCTTTACCTGTCGAAGGTAAGAAGGTCTATTTCTGCCAGAGACCCATAGAGCAAGGTTATGTTATGCTGGTGGGCGAAGCTCCAAATGGCTACTTTGAAGATGTATTCAAATTATTTATACTCGGTGACATTCTCGGAGGTGGCTTTAACTCCAAAATAGTTTCAAAGGTCAGGAATGAACTGGGATTAGCTTATGAAACTTACGCTTATTTCAGTATTTTGAGCAACATAAAGGGAGGATTCTACTCTTTCACGGCTACGCGGAGCGATGCGGTGGGCACCTCGATTTACTATATCTTTGACGCCATAAATCAAATGGTGAACGGTCAAATATCGGAAGAAGAACTTAAATTCTCCAAAGACTCTTTTTTGAATTCAACTGTTACTTCCATAAGAAGTGATTGGGCCTACGTGCAAAGACTTGCATTAAGAAGCCTCTTTGGATTCCCCGATGATTACTTTGTCAAAATGCAAAAGGCCATTGACAAAATCACCTTGGATGACATTAAAGAGGCCTCAAAAAGGTATCTAAAACCCGACGAAATTTCCCTTGTCGTA contains:
- a CDS encoding PorV/PorQ family protein, whose translation is MVKRILVLLLLASGSLKALTIFEFLGGQKIGTTTMAFLKIPVGAKQGALGETGVAIASDATCMYWNPSAISFIPSGKSTALFSQRWIADAYYTFGGAVYEFGKFTRAGIMLGNLHSGYIQRTDEYHPFGLGTYYRVSSSYVGISLSRKLIDRFAFGITVKYLNEVLDDYTQYTVALDVGTFYLIGYRDLSLGISISNIGPDPIVKSPNPAETPSTFSLPVIYRLGFYGSPFSTFYISAQLEKSTDNVEIFRAGVEYIIGEVLALRFGYRLNANLPGEYSGFTAGIGLTKSIGFKKDIHIDYAATSMGFAGIVHKAQMGVNF
- a CDS encoding TonB-dependent receptor, whose translation is MYKTLRYLIITTIFLNFLYAQGKIVGRVYDAVTGKGLPLANVLIQGTKIGTSCDLEGNYIIPKVPPGEYLLVASMVGYKPQTIKVTIRGNETREVNFYLQEEVFKVEEIVAVGEKPAIEKEVSSSKTVVRKERLDIIPSEDVKGILEKQAGFQGQGTDIHVRGGRSNEVMVLIDGLPIKDVLSGSAFGLYIPSSAIEELEALTGGFNAEYGQAMSGVVNLSLREGSSRFTGTVDYVRDNFGQYNDLLRIKNHQNKDVLNVSLSGPEPLSFALKNFLKVNIPGNITYYVSFHSDLEDTHLPHADSLYTSIYKTWKLSPREENDYSLLSRISWKVTNNFRVYFMVNKSLEINQGYYLSSSDYPFANGFPYRYIYNLQNYLTFTRDAIQQAISINHALSLKSFYDLKISRFFTNLRADVNGKHWSQYVETVDTIPQDLFWDYGDAPYWHDHYVETWTAKFDFTRIFSKIWKIKTGFIANRNELQWLDIHYPWYGTQNGLGLNYDLYKIYSFDGGAYAQTEITFAGMIANLGIRGDFWVPGKYVDDAVKRILQEPDLPPAIKSEYTKYLNDNASIRGRIVKFHVSPRLGFAYPITENTKFFASYGHFSQLPDLKYVYSKLGVRASSSYELVGNPNLRPTVTVAYEIGVEQLLHQKSKLKVTAYYKDVFNYPTARKVPGIPPNPSFWMYFNSDYSRSVGLEADLSYYTPYHIYGSLSLTLSQSKGRSSSSEDWYWSGGVETLKEWYLKWDRPVKFYGDIAYSLRKGEYLRISKLKIDDLLISAGLSLQSGVRYTPQDTLGNTGEINSKLGPMWKRADIKFEKGLFKTGKVDFRFKSEIRNVFNWRDHRIINPVTGRAYEPGDPLPPRTTPESMLNPARYGEPREIFVGVLIRW
- a CDS encoding N-6 DNA methylase gives rise to the protein MDKKSLQNSNHDSLIKLADSLVSETRNLLREAKTEEDLRIGFEKLLEPIRSKLNLKSTPKYEKSVYSGRSDAVHGQVIIEYEPPGSFSSKKNVEHAYEQLVNYLSDEAKETKLTQLVGVGFDGEQIFFVQYQDNDWKTIDRTKFIRRGPYDFNPESARTFLIHLRALSRLPLTAENLAQRFGPQSELATKMVSALANALEYWGNQTHIRTFFNEWKRIFGIVYGEQFTSGQQGKEYETLSKLYKVGKDTDFQELLFSVHTYFAFLMKLIAAEILTLRETSFSSSLAYELVHISDDELKRKLEDIENGGIYAQKGITNFLEGDFFRWYLDAFDSPELRDAIRETARTLSEFEPATSTLEPISTRDLLKKLYQYLVPQEVRHRLGEYYTPDWLAELLLNEVGYDGNNFKRFLDPACGSGTFLVLAIQRAIKWGRENGRPDLEIAKSIKANIWGFDLNPLAVIAARTNYLFALGDLVNEVLDKGGTIEIPIYLCDSVLTPTTITREIYGESLLVSTSVGKFRIPAEWVKDSFTLNRAAPLVEEMVKNQYSVDEAMERFEKEGLVLPYNKQVVRDFYNQILELEKQNKNGIWARFLKNAFAPMIAGKFDFVVGNPPWIMWQYLSKEYREATQNLWENYGLTKIGETRNVLIRGRRDFSMLFVYTSADYYLKDGAKLGFLITQEVFKSKGAGEGFRRFQLGEGKYLKVLKAHDLVSIQPFEGPANKTAAIILKKGEKTEYPVPYILWTKKKGVGKIATDKLLDEVLPLLQKKRLIAQPIGSFVGPWQTQLSELEELLKIQGKNYYQANIGVVVSPYGVFWLNVKQVLSNGDLLIENFNEEGKVKIPKVEAIVEQDLVFPAIRSSDIHRWSATPEIFVLITHPASQIPYSETTMKNKWPKTYSYLLNFKDILMQMALYKHFHEPVGGPFYGERNIGKHIFSPYKVVWRRQANDINAAVVVQHKTPFGYKTVVVLDPSAFFATDSESEAHYLCAIINSKPVRDFIKSFSSAGRGFGTPSVMEHVGIPKFDPQNPLHQKLAEISKKCHELKAEGKEKEIEELEKENDNLVRQLFNIQLPEKKQK
- the deoC gene encoding deoxyribose-phosphate aldolase, coding for MIDHTNLNAFATKADIEKLVKEAIEYGFFSVCVNPVNVKLAKELTKGSEVKVCSVVGFPLGQNTMELKIREAERAVEDGADEIDMVINIGKLKERDLDYVSAEIAGIKKIIGDKILKVIIETCYLEDEEKVIATKLCADSGADFVKTSTGFGKGGATVYDVLILSNTAGDRVKVKAAGGIRTYEDALKMVKAGASRIGASKSVDIVRGTGSSSGSQY
- a CDS encoding pitrilysin family protein, producing MRILLLLLTLTTSGKPITMYTLENGLRVVFVQDRTLPVFLGFIQFNTGSADEFPGLTGTSHLLEHMLFKGTKKLGTTNYKEEEKLNRKLDELYQQLEIAKDDSSKKVLLSRIDSIKQELKKYIVSEEIWRIYLSHGGSMMNASTSKVSTQYYVMLPSNKKELWYKVESDRFKNLVLREFYSERDVVNEERRMGENNPYNKIWDALMATVYYASPLRWPVVGWEDDIMNVKPYQVMWYYKTHYTPDNCVIVLVGDVEPEEDIKLIKKYFGDWSGKKLKISRYTKEPPQRGVRRVSVKSYGKPTIAIGFQGPYYPEKEYYALSIFSFIFGESDASIMKKSLEEKGMASNTYSFNIDWDGKGPSLFGIYLYPAPGISMDSLEKRVFELIDSLKNAGIDEHLLKKAKNNYKMYYVTRQRNPLSFAFTISRGVRLFNNPEFYKKEIEIIESIQSEDVINAVKKYLRKDNASIVTLGGE
- a CDS encoding pitrilysin family protein, yielding MFRILLGVLLLFSFVFGGNQESPMSREIKKMKFKPLKWEVPEVGKDINKIVLPSGVTVYSKENHTLPLIEVTVFVKGGPAYLPEGYGLIPELLIRNMLKGGTRSFSPEELIDSIEYNAIQINHRAENEYCSITFTFDPKVKDIAEKLIYEILFAPRIDEKVLKVEKSRLMDDWRRTLDDPDEVINTLSTMILYKGTTLESPPDTMKVLNITREELLKIHRTLFQPKNITVSIVGDFVKDWPQAFAQFAFSDSLNDTLELTSPKALPVEGKKVYFCQRPIEQGYVMLVGEAPNGYFEDVFKLFILGDILGGGFNSKIVSKVRNELGLAYETYAYFSILSNIKGGFYSFTATRSDAVGTSIYYIFDAINQMVNGQISEEELKFSKDSFLNSTVTSIRSDWAYVQRLALRSLFGFPDDYFVKMQKAIDKITLDDIKEASKRYLKPDEISLVVVGDSTKLNLNELARYGEIVRLNF